In Syntrophales bacterium, the DNA window TTGGCTCATAGATTTCACATCGCACTTCAAGTAATGAGAGCAATCCGTGTAATCTGCGAAATCTGTGGATTAAAAAATATCAAAAATGGGTTTAATCTGATTACACAGTATCTCAAAACCTTCCGGATAAAGTGACTGCGCTCCGTCGCTGAGAGCTTCTTCCGGAGCATGGTGCACTTCCACCATCAGTCCGTGAGCACCTACGGCAACAGCGGCACGGCTTAACGGAATCACCTGATCGCGACGTCCGGCGGCATGGCTGGGGTCGACTATGATGGGAAGATGGCTTTCCAGTTTCACGGCGGCGACAGCCGAGAGATCCAGCGTGTTCCGGCTGTGGTGGGAAAAGGTACGGACTCCCCTCTCACATAAAATAACCTGCGTGTTTCCGCCTTCCATGATGTATTCTGCTGCCATGAGCCATTCTTCAATAGTGGCGGCCATCCCGCGTTTGAGAAGAACCGGCTTTCTTGACTGCCCTGCTCGTTTAAGCAGACTGAAGTTTTGCATGTTCCGTGCCCCGATCTGAGCTACGTCGGCATATTCCTCAACCAGGTCAAACGTTTCCTTGTCTAAAACCTCTGTAACAACCGGCATTCCCGTATCTTCGCGCACCTTAGCCAGGATTTGCAGTCCTTTTTCACCAAGACCCTGAAATGAATAGGGCGACGTTCTCGGTTTGAAAGCCCCTCCCCTGAATATTTGCGCCCCGGCCTGTTTCACTCTCCGGGCGATGATTAAGCACTGCTCTTCG includes these proteins:
- the aroF gene encoding 3-deoxy-7-phosphoheptulonate synthase, which encodes MLVVMSQKAKPEEIDAVVAAIHGKGYTARPIPGGERTAIGILHNEGAVDASYFLGLAGVKNVIPVTHPYKLVSREFQPEDTIIQIGDVMIGNGYLTIIAGPCAVESEEQCLIIARRVKQAGAQIFRGGAFKPRTSPYSFQGLGEKGLQILAKVREDTGMPVVTEVLDKETFDLVEEYADVAQIGARNMQNFSLLKRAGQSRKPVLLKRGMAATIEEWLMAAEYIMEGGNTQVILCERGVRTFSHHSRNTLDLSAVAAVKLESHLPIIVDPSHAAGRRDQVIPLSRAAVAVGAHGLMVEVHHAPEEALSDGAQSLYPEGFEILCNQIKPIFDIF